The following nucleotide sequence is from Synechococcus sp. CBW1004.
CGCGCCCTTCCCCTGGCGGAACTCAAGCAGCGGCTGCGTAGCTCGTTGGAGCAATCGTTCCAGCAGCTCCAGAACCAGGTCAGACCACTCTCGCCGGGCACTTTCCTGGCACCCTGGCGCCAGATGGCGCGCGTCGTGCTCACAGCGTTGCTGATCAGCGTGGTGTTGGCGGCCCTGCGTTTCAACAGCGAGACGGAACGCAGCCTGCTGGAGGCGGGATCCAGCAGGCTGCGGAAGCTGTTTCGAGATCGGGCCTTGAAGGCTGCCATCCGCAAGCGCGAAGCTGAGAAACGTCGCCACCAGCGCCAACGGGACAAGCTGCAACGCCGCCGCTAACAGCAGCACCGATGGGCACAACTACAGAAACGACTGCGGCAAGGATCCATTTTTCAGCAAGTGCTTCGCTATTGCTCGCATGCCTGGACATCACTGTCTGCAGCGCTGCATCGCGAGAGTCCTCGTTCTGGGGGACCCACTCAGTACCGGGGCCGCCATCGCGCCAAAGCCAACCCTCCCGCTGATCTGTACAGCTCCAATGACCGAAATGATGATCGCCCATCATGAAGTCTTGGCGGTGTTCGATCGCTGTGGCTTGCTGTCAGCGGCCTGATGAGTCGGGAGGCCTGGACAACCTCCTTGACGGGGTCGCCATCATTCCGGCGACATGAGTCTCATTCGGTTGCTTTGCCTGTTTCCTGGGTCATTCAGGCCTTTCTGGCCTGCCCCTCTGCCCGGAAACCCAGGTTCGTGGTTGCGGAGAAAGTGCGGAGGATGTTCCCATCGGCCTTGTCTGCCCTAACCCCGGTGAGGGAGGCTGTGTATGAATTGCCCGGCAGCCAACCGGCAGCGAGCGCAGGCCAGGATCAGGCCATGACCGTGAGTTACATCGCTGCTGCTGATCGTTCTGCCGCCGCCACCCTGCCCGTGGTGGAGACCTTCCACTCGCTGCAGGGCGAGGGCCTGCATGCGGGCCGCAGCGCCTTCTTTATCCGCCTGGCGGGCTGCTCTGTCGGCTGCCCCTGGTGCGACACCAAGCCCTCCTGGGAGCTGGAGGTCCACCCGCGCCGCTCTCTGAGCGATCTGGCGGCCCAGGTGGCGGCCGCTGCCGCCGCCGGGGCTGCCTTCGCCGTGGTCACCGGCGGCGAACCGCTCGAGCACGATCTCGGGCCCCTGTGTGCGGCGCTGGATCCGGCCGCCACGGGCCTGCCGCTGCACCTGGAGACCAGCGGAGCGGCGCCCCTGCAGCTCAGCGGCCGCTTCGCCTGGATCAGCCTTTCGCCCAAGCGCCACCGGCCGCCGAGCCGGGAGCTGCTGGCTGCCTGCGATGAACTGAAGGTGGTGGTGACCGCAGAAGCCTGAGGCCCAGCCAGCGCAGCCAGGAAACCAGCTTGCTGGCTTGCCATTACGCTGGACGCGGATTCGCTCCCGGTGTGATGAAGACCACCCTGGACCTCCCTGAGCACCTGGTTCGCCAGGCCAAGCAGCGGGCGCTGCAGCAGGGATGCAGCCTCAAGGATCTGGTCGCGGAGTTCATTCGTCTGGGCCTCCACGGTGGCCCCACGCCCAGTGCGTCCATCAGCAGCGCCGTGGTCAGCCTGGATCCGAAGGGATTGCCCGTCTTCCGGGGCCTGGCCCCGGCGGGCCTGCCCGCGATCGATCTGGCAGCGGCACTGGAGCTGGAGCAGCAGTGCCTGATGCAGGAGGACCGTTGCCGTGCCGGCCTGTCTGCTTGATGTGAATGTCTGGCTGGCTGCAGCATTCCCAGCCCATCCAGCCCACGCCAGGTCCCAGCAGGTGCTGCTGGACGCCACACCTGGCACTCCTGCCCTGTTCTGCCGTGCCACCCAGCACAGTTTTCTGCGGCTGGTCTCCACTCCGGCGATCTTCAACGCGTATCGGTCGGCTCCCATCACCAATCGGGATGCCTTGAGTGCTCTCGCCGCCTTTGCGGCCTTGCCTCAGGTCGACCTGATCGAAGAGCCTCCCGGATTGGAGGACCTTTGGTGGAGCCTGGCGGCGCTGGAGGAGGCGGCACCCAAGCGTTGGATGGACGCATACCTGGCTGCCTTCGCGATCAGAGGCTCGCTGCGGATGATCAGTCTCGATGGTGACTTTCGGCAGTTCCTCGCGGCGGGACTGGATCTGGTTCTTCTCTCGGTGGATGCCAGTGAGGGTGGTTGAGCGACAGGATCCAGACATGATTGACCCAGCGGCCTTGCCTCCAGACGCCCGGTTCAGGCTGCCGGTGGTGGAGACCTTCCATTCGCTGCAGGGGGAGGGCCTGCATGCCGGCCGCAGCGCCTTCTTCCTGCGGCTGGGCGGCTGCGCCGTGGGCTGTCCCTGGTGCGACACCAAACACTCCTGGTCGGCGGACGCCCACCCCCAGCGCAGCCTGGCGGAGCTGACCGGTGAGGCCAGGGCCGCTGCTGCCGCCGGGGCCGCCTTCGCTGTGGTCACCGGGGGTGAGCCGCTGGAGCACGATCTCGGGCCCCTGTGTGCGGCCCTGGATCCGGCCGCCACGGGCCTGCCGCTGCACCTGGAGACCAGCGGCGCCGCCCCGCTGCAGCTGAGCGGCCGCTTCGCCTGGATCACCCTCTCGCCCAAGCGTCACCGGCCGCCGAGCCCGGAGCTGTTGGACGCCTGCGATGAGCTCAAGGTGGTGGTGCACGAGCCCGCCGACCTGGCGTTCGCCGAGGCGATGGCGGCTGAGGCGGTTGCGGCCCGGTTGGCCATGTCTTCCGCCTCTGCCATCGACGGGGGAATCCCTGGAGATGGCTGCGAATCCGCTGGGGTCTCGGCCATGCAAGTTCCTGCGGGTCCGGCCCTGCTGCTGCAGCCCGGCTGGAACTGCCGCCGCGGTCAGGAGTTGGCGATCGAATTCGTGCGAAGCCACCCCGCCTGGCGCCTCAGCCTGCAGAGCCACAAGTGGCTGGGGGTGCGCTGAGGGAGGGGGCGCTTCAGCGATCGGGCAGCACCAGGCGTCGCCCGACGCGCTCCACGTGGGTCCGCACCTCGGCATCGAGCTGGGCGTGCAGCGACAGGTCAACGCTCCAGGGCAGCAACAGGTCGTCGATGCTCTCCATCAGCCGCAGCAGACTCTCCCCGGTCAGCTCCTTGCCAACGAGGGTGAGGTCGATGTCGGACCCGTGGCGCTGGCGGCCCATGGCCCTTGAGCCGTAGAGCCACACCTGCCGCACCGCTGGCTCGGCCGCCAGCACCTTCAGCAGCCGCCGGGAGGCCTCTGCCGGCAGGCCGGGAATGGCCTCCAGCGGAGCCGAGCTCCGGGATGGGCGGCGATCCGCCGACCGGGTTTCCCGTTCGTGGCCAGGACACGGGGCGCTCGACTCCATCACTGCATCACTTCCATCACGGCAAGCGGTTCTGCCTTGGCTGGCCTGCGTCAACTGTGCCGTGGATCGAGACGGCGATGTCGGTCTTTCCGGATCTGTGGCGGAGCGCCATGGGGTCAGCCTGTCCCGTCAGGATTCGCCTGACGGGTGCTGTCGATCGCACCACCACCAGGCTCGTCGGGGTTCTGTGGCAGCGCCTCCTCCTACTCCTCCTGGGCCTCCATCGCCATCAGCCGCAGGCGCAGCGCCTGAAAGCAGGGCAGGTAGCGCGCTGCGATGCGCGCGGCGATCTCCTCGGCCTGGCTGCGGTTGTACGTATGACTCGTGAGATTGCGGTCCTGGATCATCCGCATCCAGCCCTCTCCGTCTTCGATGAGGCCAGTGCGGAACGCCTGTCGTAGCGTGTCGCGCGATCCGATCAGATCGGTGGCGCCGCGATCGAGCAGCAGATCGCGGAGGCTGTTCCAGCCCAGCTCGTAGCAGTACTCGAAGGCCTTGATCAGGCCCTGCTGTTCCCGTTCGTTGCGGGGCGGCGGATCAACGAAGGATTCCAGCTGCTGCAGGGCCCTGCGGAAGTTGGCGAACCGCTGCCGCCAGCGCACATCCGGGAGGGGCTGGTTCACACCGTCACCATCACCAGGTCACAGCCGCTGGGCGTCGCGCTGCTGCCGCTCCGCCTTCCAGAGGCGCCAGCGCACCTGCACGTCCTTGGGCGCGTAGACCACGATCGGCAGGCTGACGTTGTATGGCACCACGAAGGGCTTGCTGGCGATGCTCACGAACGCCTGGCGGGGGCCGCGGTCCGGCGGGCAGGCCATGCGGGTGCTGGGGCCAGGACCCACCTCACTCACCCGGTAGACCTTGGTTCCCCAGCCCTTGAGCGTCTCGCTGCGGATGCGGCCGTTGAGCCTGGGGCCGTTGCAGTCCACCGTCATCTCCTTGCCGACGATCAGCTCCACGCGCCAGTCGGCCGGGTTGGGCGAGAGGCGCGCATCGCTGGTGGGCGGCAGCACGCCGGGCAGCTGGATCACCCAGCGCGTCTCTCCCGCCGCCGGCTGGGGATAGGGCTTGAGATCGAGTCGCGGGATCGCCTGGGCGGCTGCGCTGGCCACGGCCCCCAGGAGCAGCAGCGGCAGCGCCAGGCGGCGGGCAGCTGCAGGGGGGCGCAGGAGAGAAGGCATGGCGTGCGCGCGAGCGGGGCGGGACGTGTCTGCATCTTGCTCGGCGCTCCCGGCGCTGGCCAGCGGCTGGCTGGGGTGCGGGGCCGACCGCCCTGAGCATCAGGGCGGAGTCGGCAGGCGGGTCTGGGCGAACCCGGTGGCGCCTCTCCGGCTTTCACAATGGGCGCATGCCCGAATCGGCCCCCACTCCCCCGCCCGGCGCCGGCTTGCCCGCCGCCGCCCACGGCTCGCAGGCGCCGCTGGCGATCGCCCTGCTCTCCGGCGGGCTGGATTCGGCCACCGCCGCCGCCCTGGCGATCGAGAGCGGTCACCGGGTGATCGGCCTGTCGTTCGATTACGGGCAGCGCCATCGCCGCGAGCTGCAGGCCGCCGCCGCCGTGGCCCAGCACCTGGGGCTGCAGGAGCATCGGGTGCTGCAGGTGGACCTGGCCGCCTGGGGCGGCTCCTCGCTCACCGATGCCAGCCAGGCGCTGCCGGTGGATGGTGTGCACCCGGATGTCATCCCCAGCACCTATGTGCCCGGCCGCAACACGGTGTTCATCGCCCTGGCCCTCAGCCTGGCCGAGGCCACCGGCGCCCAGCGGCTGGTGCTCGGCGTCAACGCCGTCGACTATTCCGGCTATCCCGACTGCCGGCCTGACTATCTCGATGCCTTTCAGACCCTCGCCGATCTGGCCACCAAGGCCGGCCGCGAGGGCCGCGGCGTGCGGCTGTGGGCGCCGCTGGTGGAGTGGGACAAGCCCCACATCGTGCGGGAGGCCCTGCGCCTGGGCGTGCCGCTGGAGCACACCTGGAGCTGCTACGCCGGCGGCGACCAGCCCTGCGGCGTCTGCGACAGCTGCCGCATCCGCGACGCGGCGCTGATCGCCGTGGGCCGCACCGATCTGGCCGGGCTGTATCTGGACCGCCAGGCCGATCCGTCGACCCTGCGCGAATGCCAGCAGCCGCAGCAGCAACAGCCGTTGCAGCAGCAACAGCCGTCGCCACGAGACCAGCGCGGCGGCCGGCTCCCCGGGAGTGTCGGGGCGGAGACGGGATCGTCCTGGTGAGTGCTCTGATCCGGCGGGATCTGCCCTGGTGGGAGCCCACCGCCCTGGCCCGGGCGTTGGCGGCGCGCTTCGGGGCCGAGGGCCTGGTGCTGCTCGACGGCGATGGCGGCCCCCTGGGGCAGCGGGCCGTGCTGGGGGTGGATCCACTCGAGACCGTCTGCTGCCGCGGCCTGCCCGGGGATCCAGGTGCCACCGATCCGTTCGAGGCCCTGCGCGCCATGGGTGAGCGGGGCGGGCCCTGGCTGGGGTGGCTGGCCTACGAGGCAGCGGCCTGGCTGGAGCCGAGCGTGCCCTGGCGCGATCCGGAGATGGCCAGCCTCTGGGCGGTGCATCACGATCCGCTGATCCACTTCGATCGGGCCGATCGCCTCTGCTGGCTCGAGGGCCGCGATCCGCAGCGGCTGGAGGCGCTGGCGGCGGTGATCGCGGCCCTGCCGGTGCCCGGGCGCGGAGATCCCGCAGCCCCTGGCAGCGAGCCGCACGAGGCGGCTGAGCCCGGCGCCGCGGCGGAACGCGGTGCTGCCTTTCCGGTCAACGCCGCTGGCGTCATGCCGCCCGGTGCCGGCCGGGATGGGGCTGCTGCCGCTCCGGGCAAGGCTGCGAGCCTCCTTGGCGAGGACCGCGGTGCGGCTGGATTCGCCCGGCTTCGGGACGAGATCGGCGCGGCCGCCGCGCGGCCCGTGTCCCGCGCATCGCCGCCGCCGATTCCGCTCGAGGCCTGGCAGTGGCACACCAGCTCCGATACCTACGCCGCCCAGGTGGGTGCGCTGCTGGAGCGCATCGCGGCGGGGGATCTGTTCCAGGCCAACCTCACGGCCTGCTGCGAGACCTGGCTGGAGGCCCCTCCCGATCCTCTGGCCCTGTGGGAGCGCCTCAGCCGTGCCTGCCCGGCGCCCTTCGCCGGTGTGGCGATCGGCTCGGGCGGGGCTGCGGGAGACGCGGTGATCTCCGCCTCACCGGAGCGATTTCTGCAGCTCAGCCCCGGAGGCCTGGTGGAGACGCGGCCGATCAAGGGCACCCGCCCGCGCAGCGCCGAGGCGGAGCGCGATGCCGCCGCCGCCGCCGATCTGGTCTGCGATCCCAAGGACCGGGCCGAGAACGTGATGATCGTCGACCTGCTGCGCAACGACCTGGGGCGGGTGTGTGAGCCGGGCTCGATCACGGTGCCGCAGCTGGTGGGCCTGGAGAGCTACGCCCGGGTGCATCACCTCACCTCGGTGGTCACCGGTCAGCTCAGGCCGGATCGCGATCTGGTGGATCTGCTGCGCGCCTGCTGGCCGGGCGGCTCGATCAGCGGCGCTCCCAAGCTGCGCGCCTGCACCCGCCTGCATGGCCTTGAGCCGGTGCCGCGCGGGCCCTACTGCGGCTCGCTGTTCCACTGGGATGCCCGCGGCGGCTTCGACAGCAGCATCCTCATCCGCAGCGTCATGGCCCGGGGCCGTCGCCTGCGCGTGCATGCGGGAGGCGGCATCGTCGCCGACTCCGACCCCGCCTCCGAGGCCGAGGAGATGGGCTGGAAGATCGGGCCGCTGCTGGAGGCCTTGAGCGGCTGATCGCCGAGCTGCTGGGCCGGACCGCGTCGTCAGACGCAACACCCAGGCGACGGATGAATGCCATGGCATCAGCCATTGCAGCCGACACCACAGCGGCTCCACGGATCGATCCAAAGCCTCTCCTGCGCATGTGTCGACGCTCCCGGCAGTCATGCATCGGGATCCATTGGGCGCAACAGCGCAAGGATGACTGCCACGTTGACATGTCTGAACATCGAGATACCTTGGTAATCATGAGAAAAGCAATCATGGGAAAACATGGTGTTCCTTCGGCGTCAATCATTCCAGTGCCATGCAGCGATCGACGCGCCCGATTCCTGGTCGGCGCTCTCAAGTTGATCTCAATAGCTGCCTGCTGCCTGGTCTCGAGTGCGGCCCCAGCAGTGGCGCAGACGAGGGTTGCCGAGCCAGTCGATTTTGTCAAAGTCCGACAAGCCTCTCACCCTCAGATCTCGCCACAGGGAACGTTTGGTGCGTTCGTGTTGAACACCCCCAATCAGGAGCCATCACCGCGGTGGCTCTCCAGAAGAACGATCTGGATCAAAGCGCTGGATCAAGATCAGGAATGGAATCAGCCATTCACGGATCTTGCCGAATCCTGGTCGCCGGCCTGGTCGCCGGATGGACGGCGCATGGCCTTCCTGGCCAGGCGCACCAAGCGATCGGCAGAGCCAGGAGCTGCCGAGAGTGCTCAGATCTTCCTTGCGGATGCCGACGGCTCAAACCCCACTCCGCTGACAACATTGCGCCATGGAGTCCAGGCCTTTCGCTGGGCACCTGACAGCCAGACCATCGCCTTCATCGCCCTGGCTGAGCAGGAGGGAGGCGCCGAGGTGTCCGGTGCAGGGACGCCCACACTGTTTAGCGTGAACGTCCACAGGAAATTGGCCAGACCAGCGCTCAAAGATGGTGAACACCTCATTGACTTTTCATGGGGCCCCGATGCATCCACACTTGCAGTTCTAAGGAATACGGCAACAGGTCATGAGGGTTGGTTTGCCAAGAAATCACTGTCTCTTGTCGACATCGCGTCACAACGCGCCATCAAGGATTTCACCGTCGACACGGGCTTCAGCACTCTGATTCGGTGGTCTCCAGACGGACAACATG
It contains:
- a CDS encoding nucleotidyltransferase family protein; this translates as MESSAPCPGHERETRSADRRPSRSSAPLEAIPGLPAEASRRLLKVLAAEPAVRQVWLYGSRAMGRQRHGSDIDLTLVGKELTGESLLRLMESIDDLLLPWSVDLSLHAQLDAEVRTHVERVGRRLVLPDR
- a CDS encoding anthranilate synthase component I family protein — its product is MSALIRRDLPWWEPTALARALAARFGAEGLVLLDGDGGPLGQRAVLGVDPLETVCCRGLPGDPGATDPFEALRAMGERGGPWLGWLAYEAAAWLEPSVPWRDPEMASLWAVHHDPLIHFDRADRLCWLEGRDPQRLEALAAVIAALPVPGRGDPAAPGSEPHEAAEPGAAAERGAAFPVNAAGVMPPGAGRDGAAAAPGKAASLLGEDRGAAGFARLRDEIGAAAARPVSRASPPPIPLEAWQWHTSSDTYAAQVGALLERIAAGDLFQANLTACCETWLEAPPDPLALWERLSRACPAPFAGVAIGSGGAAGDAVISASPERFLQLSPGGLVETRPIKGTRPRSAEAERDAAAAADLVCDPKDRAENVMIVDLLRNDLGRVCEPGSITVPQLVGLESYARVHHLTSVVTGQLRPDRDLVDLLRACWPGGSISGAPKLRACTRLHGLEPVPRGPYCGSLFHWDARGGFDSSILIRSVMARGRRLRVHAGGGIVADSDPASEAEEMGWKIGPLLEALSG
- a CDS encoding ecotin family protein, encoding MPSLLRPPAAARRLALPLLLLGAVASAAAQAIPRLDLKPYPQPAAGETRWVIQLPGVLPPTSDARLSPNPADWRVELIVGKEMTVDCNGPRLNGRIRSETLKGWGTKVYRVSEVGPGPSTRMACPPDRGPRQAFVSIASKPFVVPYNVSLPIVVYAPKDVQVRWRLWKAERQQRDAQRL
- a CDS encoding TA system VapC family ribonuclease toxin, which codes for MPACLLDVNVWLAAAFPAHPAHARSQQVLLDATPGTPALFCRATQHSFLRLVSTPAIFNAYRSAPITNRDALSALAAFAALPQVDLIEEPPGLEDLWWSLAALEEAAPKRWMDAYLAAFAIRGSLRMISLDGDFRQFLAAGLDLVLLSVDASEGG
- a CDS encoding radical SAM protein, translating into MIDPAALPPDARFRLPVVETFHSLQGEGLHAGRSAFFLRLGGCAVGCPWCDTKHSWSADAHPQRSLAELTGEARAAAAAGAAFAVVTGGEPLEHDLGPLCAALDPAATGLPLHLETSGAAPLQLSGRFAWITLSPKRHRPPSPELLDACDELKVVVHEPADLAFAEAMAAEAVAARLAMSSASAIDGGIPGDGCESAGVSAMQVPAGPALLLQPGWNCRRGQELAIEFVRSHPAWRLSLQSHKWLGVR
- a CDS encoding nucleotidyltransferase substrate binding protein, with product MNQPLPDVRWRQRFANFRRALQQLESFVDPPPRNEREQQGLIKAFEYCYELGWNSLRDLLLDRGATDLIGSRDTLRQAFRTGLIEDGEGWMRMIQDRNLTSHTYNRSQAEEIAARIAARYLPCFQALRLRLMAMEAQEE